GAAGAAAGACAATATATAGTGTATTTAATACtcaatgaataatgaattcacGTTTTACTGAACATTTTAATGtctattaataattaataataattaatatttaataagGTAGGAATAAATCGACCGGAATATGACTATAAATAGTAGTCCACAAAACAAGCCACGTTACCAATCGTTGTCACTTATAGGTGTGGGATGAAAAAATACCCAAAACATTTGTTAGTCAATACTTGATTGGCTCCATTAATCGGTAAGGTTACGTTCAAAGTGAGCAAGCTCTACATCTGCAGAGGGGATGGTGAATTCATCtttacattgaaaatatttgtcaatttGACGTAGATATTCGATATCAAGATTGATTTATTATATTGCATGCATCCTGGTGATTGATGTGGCGCAATTCGAGTTGTAAATCCAAAATAAGCGTTAAATTGAGAAACGTCTTTATAATCTTAAATCTTTATATACCTGTGCTCTATAAGTCTGAAACACGTTGAGTTATTTTTACTGGCAATGGAGTTACAGATAAAATAAAGTGACAATACATTATCAGCAATACGTGATACACGAATATTGTCAGATTTTAGAATTTTCCATCTAACAACTGTGATGCTAAATCATAAAAAGAGCGAACGGTGAAGATATGCTTATTAATAACGTTAATTCAAGGGAATCGAATATTCATGAATCATAAGTAATTGGTTCGAACACCCCGAATtgaatacatatgtatactttatatacataattaatATAACACTTGTCATTATTTAGTTTATAGTCAGTTAATTTCAACCCTTCAACCTTGCGGTAAGCACTAAATCTCTAGTATACATACACAAGTTTTCTAATGCTGgatcatttttatcaaataaactgtttcaaattcaccCAATTACGTACACGCATGTTTGCCCATGTAATTATAAACACAACAATGCTCAGGTAagtgtaaataaattgtttctcaAAATTAAACTTCACGAAAACCCACGACTTACGCGTTACTTGTCTTCATCGCTGCAGAATACCGCTGGTAATAATTCTGTGGTTCTGAAACCGAAATCAATGACGATTAAGGATGTTGATGAGGAAAATTGGAATGTAGTCGATCGactcaattttttacacaatattgaTCAATATTAATTACGTTGTTGTGGAAAACCTCAGACAGATAGATTCCGAGTACTTGATAATTGAAGTTGAACTTTTTATACAAGAGCGTTTACGGCGGAACGTGACGGACTATGCTGCGAATGCCGCTTACCGTCAAAATcacagacaaaaaaaaatgtacaggcatctcAATGAAAAACTATCCAAATGGTAAATAGTACTCTAAAAGAAGATGTTCGTAAAGTATGTAAATCTTTGCCTGTACGTACAATCCTAGAGCAAATGCTCGTAAAATACTATCTCGGAATTGTATCATTTTGTTCACTTGAAAAAAGTGATTGGATGACAAACGATGCATATCACATAAGTAATTTGTCGAAAACCTTGACtttgaatatgttttttctttcttgttttctttttctattagTTGAGAACAGAGTTGAGAACCGTCGTTCAGGTCCGTGTATAAGCATAGACTTACCCCTCTCGCCGCCTTCCCCTGAGAAGCGCTCGCCATCCTCCTCAATTTCGATCAATAAAAACCAAAATACCTACAAACTATAAGGGTCTATAAAcgtatgaaaattaattttaagtaCAAGACCTGCGAACGTGACTAAAGTGGCTCGTTGGCAGAGAGCAGAGAGTTTGTTCGAAGATAGttactgtaaataaattacaaaagcgTTTCTATTGCTCTGGTAATCACGTCATGAGTGAACTTTGCCGCTACTTCTATGTATATTGATAATCCCGAATCCCTATTACATGCAATACTAGTATATATAACGCAGAGGGAaagaaagacaataaaaaCGGGGAACTCGTGTGGCAACGACACTGAACAGCTCTTCGCAGTTTCGGATTAAGGTCGTGTAGCAgtcctacccttaccgaccgagcaaactcacccgtTTCTTCGGATATTTAATtaacgaatgaaatgaaagGGTTAGAATTTCGACTATGCATCACTCTTACATAGAGGAATTCAGGAAGGCTACTCATGTCCCAAACTCGTCAAAAAATGTGTGGTTTTCAGACACGTGTtactattttcacattttccgTAGTTCAGTGGTGAAAAAGTGCAAAGCTGAGATACTTTGCGCAATTACGTAAGgaatgaggagtaaaatgagcCATCTTGACACTGTTTTCAAACAGTATTGTTGCCGCTAGACGAAAACTaggaattacaataatttcgtaCATAAAAGATGGTCTATTCTTTACGATTTTCGGGATATGAGTAACCTGAATTCCGATACGAAAGAGCGATGAaccgtcgaaatttgaaccctttccTTTCATTTGTTAATTTAATATAGGAAGAAAACGGGCAAGTCtgctcagtcggtaatggCAGGATTGCCACATGGCcttaaaataagaaatagcTGACCCTTGATACGCGTATCCCCCGATATCAGCTTTTTCCTCGTCTCCTACGCGCTGGATTTATAATATCGTGTGAGGATTGCCCGATTCAAGACAGCTCGATATCTCTCATTCGACAGCCACGTGACGATgcagtgaaaaagaaaaataaagaataccGTACGTTCAAATGACGTTTGCGTATGGTAACTACGAAATAAAGCAAAGAGAAAAACATCTGCATCatcgttcgaaattttgaaatcgcCGCTTCAAAGCCGTTGGACTTGCAGCAAGAAGTAACGTCCTAGcgactttttcatttcaggATTTCCATTTTTGTTACGCTTGTTTCAACCGTTGAACTGCGATGCTCGCGATAGGAAATCGCTGCGTGTACtgaagaaaatggaaaacatCGTGGCACTGACCTTTATGCCTGCAATCCGTGCAGACTCACCCAGTACAACGGACGGTTAAGCTGCATGTATTTCTACAATGTCACTCCTCGTTCCTACGTAGTTGGTACACGCAATGCTGGATTTAAACAGCTGATGATGCATACCGCGGTTGAAGAAACATGCACGCATGTCAATTGCTTCAAAGTCCGTTGCGTCGAATCTGGAACAATGACAAGCCTGCAGTTGGTTTTCCGTAATTAAATCGTATCACAGGCGCAAGTTTGAGAAGCTTCTTACATATGTACACGTACCTTGTACCTCACTGTCAGCACCGTGAACAGCTGGCGATACTTGGATCCTTGCACTTTACTACTGGAGAATACTTCAACGGTGTTTAAACGATGCAATAATCCTGATAATCTTTGGAAACGTTCAAGTTTTGGAAAGAGATCAACTCGGTTCAGTGATGCACGGTTTGTTCGAAAAGTGAATAATTCTGAAGACAAGTCACTTCGGTAATGGTAGTAGCCTCCTTTCGACAAACTCGCGAGCATGCCGAAGGATGAGTGGCACACGCTGCACAACTAATAATCTCCATAAGACACCGTTACCAATTTTACCGTAATAATGATCACCCGTAATCACCGTAGGCAGTTGTAATTTGGTCGGTGTTCACGACCAGCGCGGCAGCGAGAACCAAACCCATGTAGTGGTTGGAATATCGAACCTCGTATCGTTTGATAAGTTCGTGACCAAGGtacgtttaataattttcaaataccaaGAACCTCGTACCGCCACGGTCTAAATCCATATAAGCGTGTTGTTGAATTACGTGCCCGACCTTTATTGTGTATGACAAATATTCATGTTTGGCTGACCCGTCAACTCTCGTTATCTCTACCACATTGTGCTCGTATTTACAAGGAGAATCTAAACATGCAATTATATATACGGTAGAGGGCTGACAGTGACCGGAGACGTTTATCGTgacatttcatttcttctttttcttcttcttctttttatcctCACTTTCTCTCCTCACAGTCTTATCTGAATTCCAGCGATGAGTGGACAAAACGAAATTGTACCGACAGGGAAAAGCCCGTGTGTACTCAAAGTCATACTGGTCGTGTTTTACCTCGTGCTATTCGTCCGCACTCTCTCAAAGCTTGTCAATTATGCCTGAAGCGGTTTCTCATTGGCCGATAAAAGTCTCGCATGTATGaaagaagaagtaaaaataCAAATCAAATTCGGGGGCATGGCGGTGATGTAAGTATGCGCACACTTATCTCTTACTTAACACACTATACTCGAGCATCGCTTGGCATGACTTACTATCGTATCAATTAACGTCGTACGTATTATATTCTTTTCGTTCTTCGTctcttttccaaaaaattgcaaGTTTCTTCCAAAGCTCCTCCAACGCTCCTCGGGGTTAACAACGTGTGAATTACAGCCTACATGCACATGCGTTACAATTACAGAGACCATAAGTATCGTTTATAATTATAGACATTTGCCATTAATGACCGTTCAGCTACCCGGACGGACATTTTTTGTCTTACGGACCGTTTATCGTGGCagaagtataatataatgttatCGCTCGTTATCCAAATATATGTCTGTACTTGTATTTATACACATTCCAGATAGGCGGGTAAGTGAGGGCAAGATCGAGGGTCACCATCGAATGCATGTCGCTTCAGTCTGTGCCAGTCGCTTGCCTGAATTGCAATGCCATtagataattatttattgactCGTTCCAACTTTGAGTGTGATCGTTGATGgttgttgtttgtttgtttctttttttctcttaagCTACCGGAAGttcggaagaaaaagaggGTTATCGACTGTTCTGCACTTCGTCATGGCCACGGCCTCGTTCAATCTTCTAGATTTCCTGGGTTTCCGGTTCTTCTTTTACACCGCGGTTGGATTTTTCATATCAGTTGCCGTCGCAATACCGATCCTAATTTACTATCCTTGTAAGTGAACAAATTAATCTACATTTTATCTGACCTCCTCAACTCGTATCTATATAAGAAACGAGAAATGATTTTAGAAAACCACTGAAAAAGATTCAATTTACCTTCCGTGAATTTTAAAACCTGATCAAAGGTTTTATCTAGGACATTTCCGACACTGTATATTAAACTGACAACAGAACTTTGTACCACTTTCATCAACTTGTAACATAATAATCGATAATCCAGGTCAAATGGTCGAATCCAAGAAAAGATACCgctaaattataatttcaaaacgCTTATCTTCATTCTATTACTGTATGCAGAATTATTAATTGCTCGTTATAAACTTATGTAAACAGTGTATAAATACTCTGAATATTAGTTAATTAAACCAATTAATTCTCAAATCTCATACTGcctcaaatttcaaactttgtgACCATTTCATTCCTATACCGTACAGTTTCAAAATGGTCGAGGAAGAGCTGGCTACGGTTTGTCAAGTGGAGATATCCGAACTGGACAATCGTCGAGGAAGTATCCGTCAGAGGAATTCTGGACCAGGGAAGAAATCAGGTAACGAAACCTGGATGAACTCCGGTTCATCTCACTTTTGAACAAAGTACATACCGTGAATTATTGATATTCCAGCACATGATTTAACCtgattaataattaatcgaaTGAATAATCGAACTGCCTGCTTAGGGTATTTACACGCTGCTGTTGCAAGGAAAGTCCATCACAGACGGAGTTAGAAGCCACCTTCTGCAGCTCACGTCAACGAGACCCATGCTGCGATCGGTTCTGCGAAAAATGTGGGGATTTTACGGTTGGAGACAAGTCGACGAGTTCAGGGTCGAGAATCACTTGATAAATGCTTCGTGTTCGTTCAAAGGCAGACCGATCACAGAGTCGAATTTACAGGTGAGCGACGAGCGAAGTTTTTAATTGCGAAATCCGAGATTTAATGAATTTGTTTGAACAGGAGTTTGTCAACGACGTGACGTCGAAGTTTCTCTCGCCAAATTTCTCACCCTGGCAAGTATTCGTCGCGACCTGTTTCCTGAACGGCGAAGAAACGAAGGTCTGCATCGTTAGAGTTCACCATCTGATACTGAGACGCGAGCACCTGACCTTGGCCGATTTCTTGCCGCTGAAATACTCTTCGGAAAATTGGGAGTACCAGGAGAGCGATTCTCCCCTCACAAATCTCTACTCCGAGCCATCAGCCTTGCCCCGTTTGCACCAAATGCTCACTGAGAGTTTCAGCAACTACTGGAACGAGTTTCTCTGTAACAACGACCCGGCCGAGAATCCGGCGATACTGAAGAAGTCGATTGGCGGCTTCCAATGCGTGAAAATCGGGGTGATAGTGTGGGTATCGACGGTCAAGGAGGTCACCAGGTGCTACAAGAAGGTCGACGGCTTCCGTTTCATCGAGGTCTTCGCCATCCTGCGACGAGAAGCCTCGAAGAGAAACTTCCGGACCTCGGTTATCTTCTGGGCTTTCATGAACGTCGTTAATCCCGTAGAAATCTTCTACTCAAGCATCCACTGGATGTGGTACATATGCGTGACGTTCATCCTGAAGACGCCCATCCTCCTCATCCGAGAACTGAACGCTCTGCGTTCGTCGCAAAAGCACTTTCACCCCGACACCCTGACATCGGTGTTGGCCTGCTACCTGCCGCTGGTGTTCCAGACGATCGCTGAGCTCACATCGATAGCCGCGATCGTTGTAACAGCCCCGAAGCTCATTCTGGAAGAGCTCTTCTTCAAGTCCTCGGAGACGAATCACTTGCAGACGATATCACTATGCGGTAGAAAAATCGTTGCGTGGTCCGAGGAGGTGGAGATCGAAACGATCAGCAAAATATCAAGCGTGACCGGAGCATCCGAGGCGGAGATTCTCCTCGCTGCAACCGCTGCGTCCTTCAAGGAGTACTTCAAACAGTCGGGACTACAAACACCGGCGGAAATACTGGTCACAGCAAAGTTCGTCAGTCAGAGAGCTCTCTTCCTCAGGAATCAGGAGACCAGAGGTGTCCTGTGCCTCGGACTTCCCACCAAGACACCTCTCCTCGATGACAATCCGCTCGAGACGTTGCAGGTAAGGATCGCTATCGATTTTACGAAATGACGAGAAGTACAGCTGAATTCTCGATTATCGAACAGGTGATTCAGGAGAACGTCCACAAGGCCAGGTCCAAACAAAAAGCCACCTACGCCATTTCAGCCGCCGAATCGTCGACCGGTTTGGTCTCATGTTACGTACCTTCGATCCTCCTCAAACTAGCTCTGCTTTACCTCACGAGGAGGTACTCCCTCTCCCTGACCCACGTGGACGGCGATCTTCCCGTCGAAGGCGTCGACGCCGCCATGTACTGGCGACCTCCTCAAGGATACTGCAGTAAGCGATCACCGGAGTTACATTTGGGATTCGTTTCCATTGCTGATCTATTGACGTTATCACGCCATTCGCAGGTATGTCGGTTACGCTGCACAGACACGGTGGGGGAGTTCGACTGGGAGTTATTGGCGACGCGATGATCGGGCCGCACCATTTCCTCATCACAAAGGCCTTCCGGAGGAGCGTCCAAGAGTTGGCAGTCACCGTTGGAGTTCCCAGGACACCGAGCAGGAGTCGAAGTCCAAGTCCAGCCAGTCCGCTGGGTTCAGCGAGTCCTACCACATCTCCGGGGTATTAGGTCAAAGAATGGTCAGTTAGGAATTAGGATGGGGATAACCGATCTTGAGTGACGGGTCAAAAACGGGTTCAAACGATCCCTGCACCGTCGATATTAATTCTTGCTTCCGCATGTGGAATCTtccattttcgaatttacaattGGTACTGAGCTACAAGGCTGTGAGTTGTAACGTGAAGCGAAGCACCACTTTTTTCTTACACACCAGAAATTGGGATAATTTAAAATCTGTCTTCAGGAGGTTGTTATTGTTGTATAAGTATATAAATTGGATACTGGCACGGTAGTACCTACGTTAAGTTTacgaatagaaataaaaattgagaaaacaaTCGTTTTTTATACGTGACTATAATCGCGTAAGTTTTACACCGTATAGTACAATAATGggaattatacaattttttaatgagTATAcctataagaaaaattatcaacgcTGCAGGTGCCGCTGGTCGATAAACATTATGAATGGGATCAGCGAAAAATCCTAAAACTGTAATTGTGTAATGcagttttttacaatattcaaGATTCATGGttgtaatttatatataccAATTCTATCGTCATAATAGTTAGTATATGtgtgatattttattcacagATGCAATATTGTTATACACGTTATTGCACAGATTATTTGACTCATTTCACATGGTAAATATatgatgaatttcaacttttatttggtcatcattatttttgattattttttattttatttcttttttaattagtTAATAACACGTCACTTTTTTTGGTGACAACATGCCGACAAATTGCTATATTTATGCATAAAATTTATGGCAAAATTGTTTCGGCAATACATTTAATacattatataggtataactaCACAGTTTATGTCAATCTGTTTGGAATGAAATACACAACCTGTTTTAGAAGCAACGCTGGGCGAAACTCTGATTATGGATAATCCATTACGTACAGGAAACTTATAACCTCACAACCTAAGCCTTGTGTATATTCTCGAGCTGAATATGGACATTATTTGGCAATGATACCTTATCGACAGCATTGAGTACATACGAGGTAAATTAAGGAATTGAAcgagttttgaaataaaacattaTGCTTGGATATTAAATGAACAATCTGTTCGCCgttgattgattaattaatgaacagattgaattttgttatagtgattttagtttttattatattttatactgtttttttttcttcctttcgaAGGCATAACGTTTGTAAGGTTTCAAAaactttatttataattctaGTCTGTTTAAAAAGACGAAAATGGAACATGTATCAACGACACTTTAATATAATGTACGTATAGAAGctaaataaatgaagattcGAAAAACTATTCATCTCCAGACCCCTTAAACGAGCTTTTAGAAATAATTtgctatttaaaaaattatctgttCCGGAATGGAAGATTCTTTTCACGGTATAAGATTGAAATATGTATAGATCGAAATTTGTGTATAtgaaatacaatataattatacgtgtacaatGTATAGGTAAtatttaaatacatatatatacatatatatatatatatatatatgattcaATAGATCGAAGGCAGATGCATTATTCACTCCCTTTCGTATCCTCttctattttaattattactgtATTTCGGTATCGCTATAAGCGTATAATTGGATCAGTTCTCGTTTGCACCGTTtcgaagaggaaaaaatcacTTTCTTTAATTGATTGCCAGATAAAGGCATGTACAAAAAAAGTTACACCGTTCAACGTTAACATGTACTTAAATTAATTAACACTCACTCaaatgttatatgtatatatctctATGTATCCGCGcagacgtgaaattttttttcaatgaaacacAAGATAAGAAATTGTAAGAAATGTATAATGATAATTGATCGATGCTTATTGTATAATCGGAAATTACCGATCAGAGGTTAA
The sequence above is drawn from the Neodiprion pinetum isolate iyNeoPine1 chromosome 2, iyNeoPine1.2, whole genome shotgun sequence genome and encodes:
- the LOC124211143 gene encoding uncharacterized protein isoform X2, giving the protein MATASFNLLDFLGFRFFFYTAVGFFISVAVAIPILIYYPFSKWSRKSWLRFVKWRYPNWTIVEEVSVRGILDQGRNQGIYTLLLQGKSITDGVRSHLLQLTSTRPMLRSVLRKMWGFYGWRQVDEFRVENHLINASCSFKGRPITESNLQEFVNDVTSKFLSPNFSPWQVFVATCFLNGEETKVCIVRVHHLILRREHLTLADFLPLKYSSENWEYQESDSPLTNLYSEPSALPRLHQMLTESFSNYWNEFLCNNDPAENPAILKKSIGGFQCVKIGVIVWVSTVKEVTRCYKKVDGFRFIEVFAILRREASKRNFRTSVIFWAFMNVVNPVEIFYSSIHWMWYICVTFILKTPILLIRELNALRSSQKHFHPDTLTSVLACYLPLVFQTIAELTSIAAIVVTAPKLILEELFFKSSETNHLQTISLCGRKIVAWSEEVEIETISKISSVTGASEAEILLAATAASFKEYFKQSGLQTPAEILVTAKFVSQRALFLRNQETRGVLCLGLPTKTPLLDDNPLETLQVIQENVHKARSKQKATYAISAAESSTGLVSCYVPSILLKLALLYLTRRYSLSLTHVDGDLPVEGVDAAMYWRPPQGYCSMSVTLHRHGGGVRLGVIGDAMIGPHHFLITKAFRRSVQELAVTVGVPRTPSRSRSPSPASPLGSASPTTSPGY
- the LOC124211143 gene encoding uncharacterized protein isoform X1; this translates as MKEEVKIQIKFGGMAVIYRKFGRKRGLSTVLHFVMATASFNLLDFLGFRFFFYTAVGFFISVAVAIPILIYYPFSKWSRKSWLRFVKWRYPNWTIVEEVSVRGILDQGRNQGIYTLLLQGKSITDGVRSHLLQLTSTRPMLRSVLRKMWGFYGWRQVDEFRVENHLINASCSFKGRPITESNLQEFVNDVTSKFLSPNFSPWQVFVATCFLNGEETKVCIVRVHHLILRREHLTLADFLPLKYSSENWEYQESDSPLTNLYSEPSALPRLHQMLTESFSNYWNEFLCNNDPAENPAILKKSIGGFQCVKIGVIVWVSTVKEVTRCYKKVDGFRFIEVFAILRREASKRNFRTSVIFWAFMNVVNPVEIFYSSIHWMWYICVTFILKTPILLIRELNALRSSQKHFHPDTLTSVLACYLPLVFQTIAELTSIAAIVVTAPKLILEELFFKSSETNHLQTISLCGRKIVAWSEEVEIETISKISSVTGASEAEILLAATAASFKEYFKQSGLQTPAEILVTAKFVSQRALFLRNQETRGVLCLGLPTKTPLLDDNPLETLQVIQENVHKARSKQKATYAISAAESSTGLVSCYVPSILLKLALLYLTRRYSLSLTHVDGDLPVEGVDAAMYWRPPQGYCSMSVTLHRHGGGVRLGVIGDAMIGPHHFLITKAFRRSVQELAVTVGVPRTPSRSRSPSPASPLGSASPTTSPGY